The Candidatus Delongbacteria bacterium genome contains a region encoding:
- a CDS encoding YjbQ family protein has protein sequence MKSYRKELWFDIPQRRMIFDITGTIEDCLVESEIKEGLCLVNAMHITSSVFINDSESGLYQDFEKWLEKLAPEKPYSQYKHNGYEDNGDAHLKRTIMGREVVVAITDGKLDFGPWERIHYGEFDGKRKKRVLVKIIGE, from the coding sequence ATGAAATCTTATAGAAAAGAGTTGTGGTTTGATATTCCCCAAAGGAGAATGATTTTTGACATAACTGGTACAATCGAAGATTGTCTTGTCGAAAGTGAAATTAAAGAAGGTTTGTGTTTAGTAAATGCTATGCATATCACTTCTTCGGTTTTTATAAATGATAGTGAATCAGGTTTATATCAAGATTTTGAAAAATGGTTGGAAAAACTTGCTCCAGAAAAGCCATATTCTCAATACAAACACAATGGTTATGAGGATAATGGAGATGCTCACTTGAAAAGAACCATAATGGGTAGAGAAGTTGTTGTCGCTATAACTGATGGTAAACTGGATTTTGGACCATGGGAGAGAATTCATTATGGTGAATTTGATGGGAAAAGAAAAAAGCGAGTTTTAGTCAAGATCATTGGGGAATAA